A region from the Nocardioides exalbidus genome encodes:
- a CDS encoding flagellar hook assembly protein FlgD: protein MTISANEPVTGTPSAFPTGTTTLSSTSEDKQMFLELMVAQLRYQDPLNPADSGEFLAQSAQFTALEKMQDVSDRVGALLGSQMAFGAGAMVGQQVSWVDTDGTTTHNGTISGVTFGAQGPVFEIDGTQVPLAQLLSVGTTTPAPTTPTTPAA from the coding sequence GTGACGATCTCCGCGAACGAGCCGGTGACCGGCACGCCCAGCGCGTTCCCGACGGGGACGACGACGCTGTCGTCGACCTCGGAGGACAAGCAGATGTTCCTGGAGCTGATGGTCGCCCAGCTCCGCTACCAGGACCCGCTCAACCCGGCCGACTCCGGTGAGTTCCTCGCCCAGTCGGCCCAGTTCACCGCGCTGGAGAAGATGCAGGACGTCTCCGACCGCGTGGGTGCGCTGCTCGGCTCGCAGATGGCCTTCGGCGCCGGGGCGATGGTCGGCCAGCAGGTGTCGTGGGTCGACACGGACGGCACGACCACCCACAACGGCACCATCTCCGGGGTCACCTTCGGGGCGCAGGGACCGGTCTTCGAGATCGACGGCACCCAGGTCCCGCTCGCCCAGCTCCTCTCCGTCGGGACGACCACCCCGGCGCCCACCACTCCCACCACTCCCGCGGCCTGA
- a CDS encoding flagellar motor switch protein FliM, with protein sequence MTLVQTPAPRQPVHPGARARRRARSGSEPTVYDFRRPIQLSREHTRVLQVALDGFARQMGTVFTAALRVVCTAELQGIAQQTYGEHVDALGTMTYAVKVGVEPLPGLGLLELPLPVVMSAIDHMLGGPGSEEQPRRPLTEIEGSVVHGIVTRLVAELGHGLAGIVEVTPTLAGIEYHPQLVQAAAPGDAVVVAGFDLVIKERHHRVSLCLPFAGLHPRLVEAAAPAPVSEHERVQRTRSAGLVDRRFQDVPVDAVVRFRATRLGPDVITHLAVGDVVRLAHPSSAPLDVVVADATFAHATAGSHGARLAALVVGTAATKENA encoded by the coding sequence GTGACCCTCGTGCAGACCCCCGCGCCGCGTCAGCCCGTGCACCCCGGTGCCCGGGCGCGCCGGCGTGCCCGCAGCGGGTCGGAGCCGACGGTCTACGACTTCCGCCGCCCGATCCAGCTCTCGCGCGAGCACACCCGCGTGCTCCAGGTCGCCCTCGACGGCTTCGCCCGCCAGATGGGCACGGTCTTCACCGCCGCCCTGCGCGTGGTGTGCACGGCCGAGCTGCAGGGCATCGCCCAGCAGACCTACGGCGAGCACGTCGACGCGCTCGGCACGATGACGTACGCCGTCAAGGTGGGCGTGGAGCCGCTGCCGGGCCTCGGCCTCCTCGAGCTGCCGCTGCCGGTGGTCATGAGCGCGATCGACCACATGCTCGGCGGTCCGGGCTCCGAGGAGCAGCCGCGCCGGCCGCTGACCGAGATCGAGGGCTCGGTCGTGCACGGGATCGTGACCCGGCTGGTGGCCGAGCTCGGCCACGGCCTCGCCGGGATCGTCGAGGTCACCCCGACCCTCGCCGGCATCGAGTACCACCCCCAGCTCGTCCAGGCCGCCGCCCCCGGTGACGCCGTCGTCGTCGCGGGCTTCGACCTGGTGATCAAGGAGCGCCACCACCGGGTGAGCCTGTGCCTGCCCTTCGCCGGCCTGCACCCGCGGCTGGTCGAGGCCGCCGCGCCGGCGCCGGTCTCGGAGCACGAGCGCGTGCAGCGCACCCGCTCCGCCGGGCTCGTCGACCGTCGCTTCCAGGACGTCCCGGTGGACGCCGTGGTGCGGTTCCGCGCGACCCGGCTCGGCCCCGACGTGATCACCCACCTCGCCGTCGGCGACGTGGTCCGCCTCGCACACCCGTCCTCCGCGCCGCTCGACGTCGTCGTCGCGGACGCCACCTTCGCCCACGCCACGGCGGGCAGCCACGGCGCCCGGCTGGCGGCACTCGTCGTCGGCACCGCCGCCACCAAGGAGAACGCATGA
- a CDS encoding FliI/YscN family ATPase, with protein MSVLAADLRTRALDAVAPLRMGQVAELLGLQVRVTGLPAAVGDLVAVEGSTRVLAEVAAIGPGGLTCLPLGETSGLRVGDVVRHTGGPLRIPVGEALRGRVLDGLGRPIDGGPPLDGLPLVGVGLGAPPALSRPRIDHQLGLGVRALDALTPCGRGQRIGIMAGSGVGKSSLLSMVARGTDAEVSVIALVGERGREVREFIENDLGPEGLARSVVVVATSDAPPVERLRAAGVATRIAEFFRDSGRHVVLMMDSLTRVAMAQREIGLSAGEPPATRGYPPSVFTLLPQLLERAGTSATGSITGLYTVLVEGDDMQDPIGDTARSILDGHVVLSRRLATAGHFPSIDVLESISRVTRAVTDTDQRADATRLRQLLAAHRSVRELVEIGAYVAGADADADAALARMTRINDFLRQDMDESTSLADTWQSLRELVA; from the coding sequence ATGAGCGTCCTCGCCGCCGACCTGCGCACCCGCGCGCTGGACGCCGTCGCCCCGCTGCGGATGGGACAGGTCGCCGAGCTCCTCGGCCTGCAGGTCCGGGTCACGGGCCTGCCCGCCGCGGTCGGCGACCTGGTCGCCGTCGAGGGCTCGACCCGCGTGCTCGCCGAGGTCGCCGCCATCGGCCCCGGCGGCCTCACCTGCCTGCCGCTCGGCGAGACCAGCGGGCTGCGGGTGGGCGACGTCGTACGCCACACGGGTGGGCCGCTCCGCATCCCCGTCGGGGAGGCGCTGCGGGGCCGGGTGCTCGACGGCCTCGGCCGTCCCATCGACGGCGGGCCGCCGCTCGACGGCCTGCCCCTCGTCGGCGTAGGCCTCGGCGCGCCCCCCGCGCTGAGCCGTCCTCGCATCGACCACCAGCTCGGCCTCGGCGTCCGGGCCCTCGACGCCCTGACGCCCTGCGGCCGCGGCCAGCGCATCGGCATCATGGCCGGCTCGGGCGTCGGCAAGTCCAGCCTGCTCTCCATGGTCGCCCGCGGCACCGACGCCGAGGTCTCGGTGATCGCGCTGGTCGGCGAGCGCGGCCGCGAGGTCCGCGAGTTCATCGAGAACGACCTCGGACCCGAGGGCCTGGCCCGCTCGGTCGTCGTCGTCGCCACCTCCGACGCGCCCCCTGTCGAGCGGCTCCGTGCGGCCGGCGTCGCCACCCGGATCGCGGAGTTCTTCCGCGACAGCGGCCGGCACGTCGTGCTGATGATGGACAGCCTCACCCGGGTCGCGATGGCGCAGCGCGAGATCGGCCTGTCCGCCGGCGAGCCCCCGGCCACCCGCGGCTACCCGCCGAGCGTCTTCACCCTCCTGCCGCAGCTGCTCGAGCGTGCCGGCACCTCCGCGACCGGCAGCATCACCGGCCTCTACACCGTGCTGGTCGAGGGCGACGACATGCAGGACCCGATCGGCGACACCGCCCGGTCGATCCTCGACGGGCACGTCGTGCTGTCGCGTCGCCTCGCCACCGCCGGGCACTTCCCGAGCATCGACGTGCTCGAGTCCATCTCCCGCGTCACCCGCGCCGTCACCGACACCGACCAGCGCGCCGACGCCACCCGGCTCCGGCAGCTGCTCGCCGCACACCGGTCGGTCCGCGAGCTCGTCGAGATCGGCGCGTACGTCGCCGGTGCCGACGCCGACGCCGACGCCGCGCTCGCGCGGATGACCCGCATCAACGACTTCCTCCGCCAGGACATGGACGAGAGCACCTCGCTCGCGGACACCTGGCAGTCCCTCCGAGAGCTGGTGGCCTGA
- a CDS encoding transglycosylase SLT domain-containing protein: MSVTDVTARISQIQAQLALLPSASVGSSSFASTLSRTTASTTGGSVTGDQVVAKAKEMIGLPYVWGGTDPEKGVDCSGLVQSVYRSFGIELPRLSADQARSGTPVASMADAKPGDLIAWDNSSRNVGADHIAIYIGNGQMIEAPRPGGHVQVVPVTTPPDYIRRVIPEASATAPATPVSPVAGSTGDVPAGTPYADLFRAAGAKHHVDPALLAAVAQQESGFDPQAVSPAGAQGIMQLMPGTAKGLGVTDPFDPAQAIDGAAKLLDNLITRFGSIEMSLAAYNAGPGAVVRYDGVPPYPETQAYVKSVMAHWLGEAAA; the protein is encoded by the coding sequence ATGAGCGTCACCGACGTCACGGCCCGCATCTCCCAGATCCAGGCGCAGCTCGCGCTGCTCCCGAGCGCGTCGGTCGGCTCGAGCAGCTTCGCCTCGACCCTGAGCCGGACGACCGCCTCCACCACGGGCGGCTCGGTCACCGGTGACCAGGTCGTCGCGAAGGCGAAGGAGATGATCGGCCTGCCCTACGTCTGGGGCGGCACCGACCCCGAGAAGGGCGTCGACTGCTCCGGCCTCGTCCAGTCGGTCTACCGGTCCTTCGGCATCGAGCTGCCCCGGCTCTCCGCCGACCAGGCCCGCTCGGGCACCCCCGTCGCGAGCATGGCCGACGCGAAGCCCGGCGACCTCATCGCGTGGGACAACTCCAGCCGCAACGTCGGCGCCGACCACATCGCCATCTACATCGGCAACGGCCAGATGATCGAGGCACCCCGGCCCGGCGGCCACGTGCAGGTGGTCCCGGTGACCACGCCACCCGACTACATCCGGCGCGTCATCCCGGAGGCGTCGGCCACGGCCCCCGCGACGCCCGTGTCGCCGGTGGCCGGGTCGACCGGCGACGTGCCGGCAGGGACGCCGTACGCCGACCTGTTCCGCGCCGCCGGCGCGAAGCACCACGTCGACCCCGCCCTCCTCGCCGCCGTCGCGCAGCAGGAGTCGGGCTTCGACCCGCAGGCCGTCAGCCCGGCCGGTGCGCAGGGGATCATGCAGCTGATGCCCGGGACCGCGAAGGGCCTCGGCGTCACCGACCCCTTCGACCCGGCCCAGGCCATCGACGGCGCGGCGAAGCTGCTCGACAACCTCATCACCCGCTTCGGCTCCATCGAGATGTCGCTGGCTGCCTACAACGCCGGCCCGGGCGCGGTCGTCCGCTACGACGGCGTCCCGCCCTACCCGGAGACGCAGGCCTACGTGAAGTCGGTCATGGCCCACTGGCTCGGGGAGGCAGCAGCATGA
- a CDS encoding flagellar FliJ family protein produces MARTPDSDPDAGMRAVARVRGVREHDSRLGLASAAADELEAARRLDAAGVRLAAMAHPAVTDPAGFAAARLASADAVAAIAASRASLASFTTFAAVAREHWQRDRARLDAVELLLERRVEQRREERLRRERVEIDDLVAARWLRARRGADADVDSDGGAA; encoded by the coding sequence ATGGCACGCACCCCTGACTCCGACCCCGACGCCGGGATGCGCGCCGTCGCGCGCGTGCGCGGCGTGCGCGAGCACGACAGCCGTCTCGGCCTGGCCAGCGCCGCCGCCGACGAGCTCGAGGCCGCCCGCCGCCTCGACGCGGCCGGCGTACGCCTCGCCGCGATGGCGCACCCGGCCGTCACCGACCCCGCCGGCTTCGCCGCCGCGCGGCTGGCGTCGGCGGACGCCGTGGCCGCGATCGCCGCGTCGCGGGCCTCGCTCGCCTCGTTCACGACCTTCGCCGCGGTGGCGCGCGAGCACTGGCAGCGCGACCGCGCCCGCCTCGACGCCGTCGAGCTGCTGCTGGAGCGCCGTGTGGAGCAGCGTCGCGAGGAGCGGCTGCGCCGCGAGCGTGTCGAGATCGACGACCTCGTGGCCGCCCGCTGGCTGCGCGCCCGCCGCGGCGCCGACGCCGACGTGGACTCCGACGGAGGTGCCGCATGA
- a CDS encoding flagellar hook protein FlgE, whose translation MLRSLFSGISGLRANQTMLDVTGNNIANANTVGFKATTTVFQDTLSQVMRGAGASGTTGGGTNPIQVGLGVQVAATRGNFGQGSAQTTGAATDLMIQGDGMFVLGSGADRVYTRAGAFTWDEAGNLVSSSGKKVQGYAPGDPGGTLVDINLDALAGSLPAGVEMTSYSIGSDGILRGTFSDDVQRDIAMVAIADFTNPAGLERVGETAFRASANSGAPELGVAGQGSRGDLMGGTLEMSNVDLSAEFTNLILAQRGFQASSRVITTSDQVLEELVNIKR comes from the coding sequence ATGCTCCGCTCGCTCTTCTCCGGCATCAGCGGCCTCCGCGCCAACCAGACGATGCTCGACGTCACCGGCAACAACATCGCCAACGCCAACACGGTCGGCTTCAAGGCCACGACCACCGTCTTCCAGGACACCCTCAGCCAGGTCATGCGCGGCGCCGGCGCCTCCGGCACCACCGGCGGCGGCACCAACCCGATCCAGGTCGGCCTCGGCGTCCAGGTCGCCGCGACCCGCGGCAACTTCGGCCAGGGCTCCGCCCAGACCACGGGTGCCGCCACCGACCTGATGATCCAGGGCGACGGCATGTTCGTCCTCGGCTCGGGCGCCGACCGCGTCTACACCCGCGCCGGCGCCTTCACCTGGGACGAGGCGGGCAACCTCGTGTCGTCCAGCGGCAAGAAGGTCCAGGGCTACGCCCCGGGCGACCCCGGCGGCACGCTCGTCGACATCAACCTCGACGCGCTCGCCGGCTCGCTCCCGGCCGGCGTGGAGATGACGTCGTACTCCATCGGCAGCGACGGCATCCTGCGCGGCACCTTCTCCGACGACGTGCAGCGCGACATCGCGATGGTGGCGATCGCCGACTTCACCAACCCCGCCGGGCTCGAGCGCGTCGGCGAGACCGCCTTCCGCGCCAGCGCCAACTCCGGGGCCCCCGAGCTCGGTGTCGCCGGCCAGGGCAGCCGCGGCGACCTGATGGGCGGCACGCTCGAGATGTCCAACGTCGACCTGTCGGCCGAGTTCACCAACCTGATCCTCGCCCAGCGCGGCTTCCAGGCCAGCTCGCGCGTCATCACCACCTCCGACCAGGTGCTCGAGGAGCTCGTGAACATCAAGCGCTGA
- a CDS encoding motility protein A: protein MDPATLIGVLVGLIIIVVANVMEGGNPASLLLVPPMLLVFGTTLMVTVAGGTIPDAKHALASLKTAFTAKVRPAGDVVPMVVALAERARREGLLALEDDLKTVDDPFLVKGVQLAIDGTDPDEVREILESEVYAAKAQGKHAAKFFADAGAYAPTIGIIGTVMGLVHVLENLAQPEELGHLIAAAFIATLWGVMSANVIWLPIGNRLKRLTELEAARMEVIIEGVAAIQAGSNPRVIAQKLTSLLPAGEQPPSLDKAA from the coding sequence ATGGACCCGGCAACCCTGATCGGGGTCCTGGTCGGCCTGATCATCATCGTCGTCGCCAACGTGATGGAGGGCGGCAACCCGGCCAGCCTCCTGCTCGTGCCGCCGATGCTGCTGGTCTTCGGCACGACCCTGATGGTGACCGTCGCCGGTGGCACGATCCCGGACGCCAAGCACGCGCTCGCCTCGCTCAAGACCGCCTTCACCGCCAAGGTGCGGCCGGCGGGCGACGTCGTACCGATGGTCGTGGCGCTCGCCGAGCGGGCCCGCCGCGAGGGACTCCTCGCGCTCGAGGACGACCTCAAGACGGTGGACGACCCGTTCCTGGTCAAGGGCGTGCAGCTCGCGATCGACGGGACCGACCCCGACGAGGTGCGCGAGATCCTCGAGTCGGAGGTGTACGCCGCCAAGGCGCAGGGCAAGCACGCCGCGAAGTTCTTCGCCGACGCGGGCGCCTACGCCCCGACGATCGGCATCATCGGCACGGTCATGGGGCTGGTGCACGTCCTGGAGAACCTCGCCCAGCCGGAGGAGCTCGGCCACCTCATCGCGGCCGCCTTCATCGCGACGCTGTGGGGCGTCATGTCCGCCAACGTGATCTGGCTCCCGATCGGCAACCGGCTCAAGCGGCTCACCGAGCTCGAGGCGGCCCGCATGGAGGTCATCATCGAGGGCGTCGCGGCGATCCAGGCCGGCTCCAACCCGCGCGTCATCGCGCAGAAGCTGACCTCCCTCCTGCCCGCCGGCGAGCAGCCGCCGAGCCTCGACAAGGCCGCGTGA
- a CDS encoding flagellar FlbD family protein yields MIVLTRLSGSPFVLNADLIERLDSTPDTVVTLVDGKKYVVAEGLLEVVDEVRAWRGSIIAAGAMAEATPTAWAPRSHLAAVSSHPTLEGEA; encoded by the coding sequence ATGATTGTGTTGACCCGACTCTCCGGATCGCCGTTCGTCCTGAACGCCGACCTGATCGAGCGCCTCGACAGCACCCCGGACACGGTGGTGACGCTGGTCGACGGCAAGAAGTACGTCGTGGCCGAGGGGCTGCTGGAGGTGGTGGACGAGGTCCGCGCCTGGCGCGGCAGCATCATCGCCGCCGGCGCGATGGCCGAGGCCACGCCCACCGCGTGGGCGCCGCGCTCGCACCTCGCCGCCGTGTCGTCCCACCCGACTCTGGAAGGTGAGGCCTGA
- a CDS encoding flagellar hook-length control protein FliK, which yields MSISPLNVAAPVPVGPNGAPATSDPAAAGSFAALVAGLLGTPLAPAVPGTPVPAGPDAGSEELPAPEPGEASEEDATSLPVEPSVDPAALAAGALVLGQPAIAMVTAPVAAPTSVPSPVGPEALDPAADVAAAATTSAQPLAGSTAPGSAAPAAPDAAGSTPPGGPAVAEGSGDDSSGTAGDAQDQPSTPAAPPSASQSAPQSAPQSAPQSAPQPTPQPSSPQQVAVLPLAAGASPVVSPSTPVANAPAEAPRAATPVAQVAPEVTRLVSRGNGVHRLTMRLQPEALGEVRVTLTVRDGAVQVHLSGGDDAARALAEGAPELRRVLELAGATDARVVVRDTSGQTSSQTSSQPGSTGTTTSYDTQAGAGGDTSSTRGDAGQQDQHARTRGGAGARDGLTDGATTLRPEPVTAARRGIDLTM from the coding sequence ATGAGCATCTCGCCCCTGAACGTCGCAGCGCCCGTCCCCGTGGGCCCGAACGGCGCCCCGGCCACCAGCGACCCCGCCGCGGCCGGCAGCTTCGCCGCGCTGGTCGCGGGCCTGCTCGGTACGCCGCTCGCTCCGGCCGTGCCCGGCACCCCGGTGCCTGCCGGGCCGGACGCGGGCTCCGAGGAGCTCCCCGCCCCCGAGCCCGGCGAGGCCTCCGAGGAGGACGCCACCTCCCTCCCGGTCGAGCCGTCCGTCGACCCGGCCGCCCTTGCTGCCGGTGCGCTCGTGCTGGGACAGCCCGCCATCGCCATGGTGACCGCGCCGGTCGCGGCCCCGACCTCGGTCCCGTCACCGGTCGGTCCCGAGGCGCTCGACCCGGCCGCCGACGTGGCTGCCGCGGCCACCACCTCGGCGCAGCCGCTCGCCGGGTCGACCGCACCCGGGTCGGCCGCCCCGGCCGCGCCCGACGCAGCCGGATCCACTCCGCCCGGTGGTCCCGCGGTCGCGGAGGGCTCGGGAGACGACTCGTCGGGAACCGCCGGCGACGCGCAGGACCAGCCGAGCACGCCGGCAGCGCCCCCGTCAGCATCCCAGTCGGCGCCCCAGTCGGCGCCCCAGTCGGCTCCCCAGTCGGCTCCCCAGCCCACGCCGCAGCCGTCGAGCCCGCAGCAGGTCGCCGTGCTGCCCCTGGCGGCGGGCGCGAGCCCCGTCGTGTCGCCGTCGACGCCGGTGGCGAACGCCCCGGCCGAGGCCCCGCGTGCGGCCACCCCGGTGGCGCAGGTCGCCCCCGAGGTCACCCGGCTCGTCTCGCGCGGCAACGGCGTGCACCGGCTCACGATGCGTCTCCAGCCCGAGGCGCTCGGCGAGGTCCGGGTGACGCTGACGGTCCGCGACGGAGCGGTGCAGGTGCACCTGTCGGGCGGCGACGACGCCGCCCGTGCCCTCGCCGAGGGAGCCCCCGAGCTGCGCCGCGTGCTCGAGCTCGCCGGCGCGACCGACGCCCGGGTCGTCGTCCGCGACACCTCGGGCCAGACCTCGAGCCAGACCTCGAGCCAGCCGGGCAGCACCGGCACCACGACGTCGTACGACACCCAGGCGGGTGCCGGCGGTGACACCTCGTCGACGCGCGGGGACGCAGGACAGCAGGACCAGCACGCACGGACGCGTGGTGGAGCAGGAGCCAGGGACGGCCTCACCGACGGAGCGACCACGCTCCGTCCCGAACCGGTCACCGCTGCCCGTCGGGGCATCGACCTGACCATGTGA
- a CDS encoding flagellar basal body-associated FliL family protein gives MSTATIDRTAPEATTGEPPKKGKKKLLVIGLVLVVGAAAGWWFFLRPSGPKEPEPGEVMTLEPIQVNLADGHYLRLGLALQLSADAHEADGSKALDAAIDLFSGADQSALVKAGQRQDLKHELEEKLHHDYHGDVLEVYFTEFVTQ, from the coding sequence ATGAGCACCGCCACGATCGACCGCACGGCCCCCGAGGCCACGACCGGCGAGCCCCCGAAGAAGGGGAAGAAGAAGCTCCTGGTGATCGGCCTCGTGCTGGTCGTCGGCGCCGCGGCCGGCTGGTGGTTCTTCCTCAGGCCCAGCGGTCCGAAGGAGCCCGAGCCGGGCGAGGTGATGACCCTCGAGCCGATCCAGGTCAACCTCGCCGACGGCCACTACCTGCGCCTCGGCCTGGCCCTCCAGCTCTCCGCGGACGCCCACGAGGCAGACGGCAGCAAGGCGCTCGACGCCGCGATCGACCTGTTCAGCGGGGCCGACCAGTCCGCGCTGGTGAAGGCCGGCCAGCGCCAGGACCTCAAGCACGAGCTCGAGGAGAAGCTGCACCACGACTACCACGGTGACGTGCTGGAGGTGTACTTCACCGAGTTCGTCACCCAGTAA
- the fliN gene encoding flagellar motor switch protein FliN codes for MTTTHDLGHDLGRDLGHDPAAPAGDLRAVRAAAAAAAAVLPAPTQLEAGQPVPGAEWNSSGGAGAVVAELHLPGAPRFAVLVGADLVEALAASPLGGLDLAAATQPALEAAAAALGAGCGPAREVSVELVDTDLGGPFTAVPLLGGGLTAGVLLVSDAAADAAGALRQALVADAPVAAPSRTAARGLEMLHGVDMEVTVELGRTRMTVRELLALSPGEVLELDRAAGSPADLLVNGHLIARGEVVVVDEDFGLRITEIVDDGAAG; via the coding sequence ATGACCACCACCCACGACCTGGGCCACGATCTCGGCCGCGACCTGGGCCACGACCCGGCCGCCCCGGCGGGCGACCTCCGCGCCGTCCGGGCCGCGGCTGCCGCTGCCGCGGCGGTGCTGCCCGCCCCGACGCAGCTCGAGGCCGGCCAGCCGGTCCCCGGTGCCGAGTGGAACAGCTCCGGTGGCGCCGGCGCCGTGGTCGCCGAGCTGCACCTGCCGGGTGCCCCGCGGTTCGCGGTCCTGGTCGGCGCCGACCTGGTCGAGGCGCTCGCCGCCAGCCCGCTCGGCGGGCTCGACCTCGCCGCCGCGACGCAGCCGGCCCTCGAGGCCGCCGCGGCCGCGCTCGGCGCGGGCTGCGGCCCGGCCCGCGAGGTGTCGGTGGAGCTCGTCGACACCGACCTCGGCGGCCCCTTCACCGCCGTCCCGCTCCTCGGCGGCGGGCTCACCGCCGGCGTGCTCCTGGTCAGCGACGCCGCGGCCGACGCCGCCGGTGCGCTGCGCCAGGCGCTGGTCGCGGACGCGCCGGTCGCTGCTCCGTCCCGGACCGCCGCGCGGGGCCTCGAGATGCTGCACGGCGTCGACATGGAGGTCACGGTCGAGCTCGGTCGCACCCGGATGACCGTGCGCGAGCTGCTGGCCCTCTCCCCGGGCGAGGTCCTCGAGCTCGACCGGGCCGCCGGCAGCCCCGCCGACCTGCTGGTCAACGGGCACCTCATCGCCCGCGGCGAGGTCGTCGTGGTC
- a CDS encoding OmpA/MotB family protein: MAGGGGRKRREEEEEHENHERWLVTYADMVTLLMVLFIVMFAMSSVDQKKFNALKDGLAAGFGDSTSVMTGSESTLDQPGVSAIAPVRPENFMGSTKQAISTQDQRDEQAQRQAQQQSEDYAAASAEKARLDELGEKLARALREAGLAHDVTRRVDDDGLVLSLTSRHVVFQPDRAELSPRGQRVLEVVAPVLRATTEDLRIDGHTNQVPVKPRYFATDWDLSSARAITVLRYLQEVGQVPGERLSAAAYGHEVPLVDPAEPGSQRINKRVDIVVLSALPASARELLDDIQTEKGSS, from the coding sequence ATGGCCGGCGGGGGCGGCCGCAAGCGCCGTGAGGAGGAAGAGGAGCACGAGAACCACGAGCGCTGGCTGGTGACGTACGCCGACATGGTGACGCTGCTGATGGTGCTGTTCATCGTGATGTTCGCGATGAGCTCGGTGGACCAGAAGAAGTTCAACGCCCTCAAGGACGGGCTCGCGGCCGGCTTCGGCGACTCCACCTCGGTGATGACCGGGTCGGAGTCCACGCTCGACCAGCCCGGCGTGTCCGCGATCGCGCCAGTGCGGCCGGAGAACTTCATGGGCTCGACCAAGCAGGCGATCTCCACCCAGGACCAGCGCGACGAGCAGGCCCAGCGTCAGGCCCAGCAGCAGTCCGAGGACTACGCCGCCGCCTCGGCCGAGAAGGCGCGCCTCGACGAGCTCGGCGAGAAGCTCGCCCGGGCGCTGCGCGAGGCCGGCCTCGCCCACGACGTCACCCGGCGCGTGGACGACGACGGGCTGGTCCTCAGCCTGACCTCGCGCCACGTCGTCTTCCAGCCGGACCGCGCCGAGCTGAGCCCGCGCGGACAGCGGGTGCTCGAGGTCGTCGCCCCGGTGCTCCGCGCCACGACCGAGGACCTCCGCATCGACGGCCACACCAACCAGGTGCCGGTGAAGCCCCGCTACTTCGCCACCGACTGGGACCTCTCCTCGGCCCGCGCGATCACGGTGCTGCGCTACCTCCAGGAGGTCGGGCAGGTCCCGGGCGAGCGCCTCAGCGCGGCGGCGTACGGCCACGAGGTCCCGCTGGTCGACCCGGCCGAGCCCGGGTCGCAGCGCATCAACAAGCGCGTCGACATCGTCGTGCTCTCCGCGCTCCCGGCGTCCGCCCGCGAGCTGCTCGACGACATCCAGACCGAGAAGGGATCCTCATGA
- the fliG gene encoding flagellar motor switch protein FliG — MTLMTTGQSATGARKAAIVLVRLGKDRASQVLAHMSEEEVEAVSAEIAQLAAVEPDETHTIMGEFSELLSARQHMLQGGMDFARDVLKGALGDDRAAEAVQRLNARAIHLPFQFLGRADPAQLRSFIREEHPQVIAIVLAHMSAEKASTVLTGLAPELQAEVAHRIAVMDRANPETVRTVEAVLERRLSSVLQTTDSSRVGGLGPLVSIINRADRSTERQIVEGLETLDAGLAEEVRSRMFMFEDVVGLSDRDVQQVLRLVDPAQLALALKGVSEQVRDKITGNLSERAAENVLDEVEILGPVRLTQVEEAQQAVIRTIRELEERGEVVVRRGGDDEFVD; from the coding sequence ATGACCCTCATGACCACCGGCCAGTCGGCCACCGGCGCCCGCAAGGCGGCCATCGTCCTCGTCCGCCTGGGCAAGGACCGCGCCAGCCAGGTGCTCGCCCACATGAGCGAGGAGGAGGTCGAGGCGGTGTCCGCCGAGATCGCCCAGCTCGCCGCCGTCGAGCCCGACGAGACGCACACGATCATGGGCGAGTTCTCCGAGCTCCTGAGCGCCCGCCAGCACATGCTGCAGGGCGGCATGGACTTCGCCCGCGACGTGCTCAAGGGTGCGCTCGGCGACGACCGGGCCGCGGAGGCCGTGCAGCGGCTCAACGCCCGCGCGATCCACCTGCCCTTCCAGTTCCTCGGTCGCGCCGACCCCGCCCAGCTGCGCTCCTTCATCCGCGAGGAGCACCCCCAGGTGATCGCGATCGTGCTCGCGCACATGTCGGCAGAGAAGGCCTCGACGGTGCTCACCGGCCTCGCGCCCGAGCTCCAGGCGGAGGTCGCGCACCGGATCGCGGTGATGGACCGGGCCAACCCCGAGACCGTCCGCACCGTCGAGGCCGTGCTGGAGCGCCGCCTGTCGTCGGTGCTGCAGACCACCGACTCCTCGCGCGTCGGCGGGCTCGGCCCGCTGGTCAGCATCATCAACCGCGCCGACCGCTCGACCGAGCGCCAGATCGTGGAGGGCCTCGAGACCCTCGACGCCGGCCTCGCCGAGGAGGTGCGCAGCCGGATGTTCATGTTCGAGGACGTCGTCGGCCTCTCCGACCGCGACGTGCAGCAGGTCCTCCGCCTGGTCGACCCCGCCCAGCTCGCGCTCGCGCTCAAGGGCGTCTCGGAGCAGGTCCGCGACAAGATCACCGGCAACCTGTCCGAGCGCGCCGCCGAGAACGTCCTCGACGAGGTCGAGATCCTCGGCCCGGTCCGCCTCACCCAGGTCGAGGAGGCCCAGCAGGCCGTCATCCGCACGATCCGTGAGCTCGAGGAGCGCGGCGAGGTCGTCGTCCGGCGCGGGGGTGACGATGAGTTCGTCGACTGA